The DNA sequence aaaaaaaatttatggttactaggggggaaagagggtgggaagggataaattgggagttcaagatttgcagatattaaccactatatataaaacagataaacaacatgtttctgctgtgtagcacagggaactctattcaatatctgtagtaacctataatgaaaaagaatatgaaaacgaatttaTGTACGTATATggatgattgaaacattatgctgtacaccagaaattgacacaacattgtaaactgactatacttcaattaaaaaaaaaacttatacatgaatattcagggtgttattcataatagacaaaatgcagaaataacccaaatgttcatcagttgatgaatggataaaaaaatgtggtttatccataaatgaaatattatttgtcaGTAAAAAGGCTATTTTCTCCTACAgtacatggatgaactttgaaaacattatgcatagggaaagaagccagtcccAAAAGATCACACACAtatctgtatgattccacttgtatgaaatgtccagaacaggcaaagacAAAAGCTTAGTTAGTGGTTtagagctggggctggggagtggaAGGGGAATGGGGACTACTagtgtggatttctttttttttttttagtatttatttttgtttgttttgcttttgttttgagtgggaggtaattaggtttatatttttacttgttttaatggaggaactggggattgaaccaggacttcatgcatgctacaatgtgctctcccactgagctataccttcctttCCCCTGGATTTCTTTTAGGGGAGacaaaaaaatgttcttatctaTTAATGTAACCACAGCCTATTTTGGTAATTGCTCCAAATCTATTTGGAGGTTGCACAACCCttcaaatatactaaaaaccattggaTTATATATTTGAATgggtatggtatatgaattatacatcaataaagctgttttttaaaaaagacttccaGCTCATCTTTTTTGGCCCCTAGGGTGTTTCACACTAGTGCATCAGAGTCACATGGAAGGCTGGTTAGAGATCAGATTGCTGGGCTCTAGGCAGAGTTGCTGACTCAGTGTGTCTGGGTGGGGCCTAAGAAAGTGTATTTCTAGCAGGTTTCTAGGTGGTGCTGAAGCTGTGTCTCCTTAGGGACCCCGTTTTGAAAACCAGCAGTCTAGCACGAGCTGTGTGTTGTAACTCATCTAAGCTTCAGATGGAGCTGACAAATGGGGATTAAAAATAACTCCTTTACTGCTGGGttgtcatgaagattaaatgagagaaaaatgaaaggtaCTTGCTATTGAGCTTAGTGCATCTCTCAAGCTCAAAAAATagctgtaataataataataataattacatctAAATCCTTCCCTACAGAAGCTCCCAGGCAAccatcattcattcactgagcaaatatttattaggcACTTTCTGTATGCCAGCCCTCCTAGGGGCTGAGAATACAGCAGAAAACAAGACAGCCTTGTCCCACACTTCAAGGAGCTGACActcctggaggagaggggagctcAGACCTTGCACAAATATGCAAGTAAACAGGATAATTTTAGATAATGATGTtctgggaagaaaacaaaacaaggtgaCATTTTAGCAaatggctggagagctggattgGCCCGTGGGCTTACGGAAGGCCTGAGAGGTGAGCCGTCAGCTAAATCCCGGCTGGTGGAAGTCAGTCTTCTGAAGACCAGAGTGTTTTGGTCTGTCTGGGCTGCTGCAGAGAATACCATTGGCTTATACACAattgacatttatttctcatagttctggagtctggcaagttcaagatcaaggtgctagtAGCTTTGATGTCTGGTGAGGACCTTCTTCCTAGTTCACAGatggccttctctctgtgtcctcccaCGGTAAAAGGGCAAGagaatctctattttttttaaagagataatgtccatttgttttggggtttttgtttgtttaagaggggaaggtaattaagtttatttatagatttttttaaaatggaggtactggggattgaacccaggacttcatgcatgttaagcatgtgctcttccaatgagctataccctcccctctgggaTTCTCTTTTAGAAAGACAGTAATCCCACCTCCCTAAaatcccacctccaaatactgGGGATGCGGTTGCAACATATGAATGGGGGTGGGGAcacacattcagtctatagcactcCTCTTGGGAATGGAAGCCAGCCTTTTGAACTCCTGGGTTGTGTGTggttggaggggaagggagggaggcattCAAGGCAAAAGAAACATCATCAAAGGATTCCAGAAGGGAATGAGCAGGGTGAGGAGACAGGAACATAAATCACTAAACTTTAAGGCAGACCAAGAGCCAGAAGGAAAAATACTTCAGGGAGGAAGCTCTGGGGAAAAGGTTGGGGCCCATCCCTTGGACATTCACGcctcaaacatttattgaacatccaACATGTGCTTAGTGTCTCCTGAGAATCCAGTGGATGACTCAGAAGCATGCTGGCCCTGACGCACACTTGGTGCATCATGGAAATCACACACAGAAAAGACAAAGACAACCACAGGCTAAAGTCAGCGGGTAGCTGTTGGGGTGGTGGATGGCTTCCTCTCTTTGAGGAGCTCACGTTTGAGTCAGGGAGGCAGATGTCTGAGCATGGATCTCAAATTCTGAAATGCATAAAGTCATTTGAGATACCTTGGAGTGGAGAAGGACTCTAGCTATGAGTTAAAACTgagaaactataaaagaaaagattgggggagggtataactcagtggtagagtgcatgcttagcatgcatgaggttcaatccccagtacctcctttaaaaataaaaagatgatatGTTCAACCACATTTAAACATTCTGCATGTTAAACTTGTAACACAATAGTAAAGCCAAAAGACATAcaataaataggaaaaatatttggCAACTAATATTATAGACAAGAAGCCCTTTCTGTAACCATGCAGGACTGTAtagggccttcctgggacagatccCTCCCCCATATCTTCTGCTTTAGTTCCTCCCTGAAGTACCTAAATAATAATATCTGATATATTTTCTGAGTTCttgctaaaaccaccaccaaatggaagaaattaactacttgatgatcatgagcacctACTGGCACCTAAGGATTGATAATATTAAACCCCGTGAACTGCCCTGTTaccatcagccaatcagagaattgcCCACAAGCTGATCACAGACCCCGAgacacccctccctcaccttgcctttaaaaatgctttgctgaaacccatcGGGGAGTTCGGGTGTTTTAAGCACTAGCTGGTGCCCTACGATAaacgctgcactttccttcactacagcccagtgtcagtagattggctttactgcatGCCGGCGAGGGGACCCGAGTTGCGTTTGGTAatatctcctctctccctctctctcctttctttctctgctaTCTGTTTATAAATTGAGACCAATGATGTAGTAGAAAAGTGGGGAAGGAATATGAACACAGTTCAGGGAGATGAAATACAAGTGATTCTTAAATATATGAAAGATGCTTCAGTTGTTTCTACCacaattttgaaattttcttatgtattttttaaattgtggccaAATGTACATGAGAGTAACCATTTTTAagcgtacagttcagtggcattaagtgcagTCACACTGTTGGGCAACCGTCACCACAGTCATCTCTGAAcgtttttcatcttccttttcatttccgtagccattaaacaactccccattcctccttttccccagcccctggcaccaccattctgctttctgcctctactgaatttttctttcatggccttgacaatttttaaaagtgtagTGTAGTTATCTTGTAGAATGTCTCTCAATTTGAATTTATCTGCTGTCTCTTCATTAATAGATCCAGATTTAGTATTTTGGGCAAGAATGTCACAGAAGTGATACTCTGTGTATCATGAGGCAGGAGAAGTCAGTTTGTCGCACTCGAGGGCAAGTTAACTTTGATTACTTGGTTAAGGGAGTGCGTGCCAGGTTTCTGCACTGTAAGGTTACCGTTTTTTCTTTGCAGTGATTCATCCATGAGGAGATAGTTTGAGACTGTGTGGATGGATGATGTGTGCTTTTGACAAAGCCACAGAACCTTTGCACGcatcaatttccccatctgtgaagtgAAGACTGAGGCGTCTTAAACTCACACTGGTGTTGAGGAAAGTGAAAGTGCTCGAGAGGTTGGAGCATCTGCAGTCGGCCATGCAAAGATGCCAACACTAGGGATTACTTTCCTGCGCGACCCAAGTGCATGGACGGGTAGAgacggccggggcggggccgaaAAAAGAGAGCGCCCGCCTcggtgtgcgcgtgcgcgtgcgcgtgcgcatGCGCAGGGCGTGACCACAGAGTCGGTCCTCCAGAGACAGAGAGGCCGGAAGTTGTCCCCACCGGACCGCTGGGCTGTCGGGTAGCTGACCTGAGGCGGCTTGAACCACATCTGTCGACAGTTTGGCGTGGTTGTTGTGGCCAAGGGTCAGTGTGAGGGGCTCTGGGGTTCTGAGCGGGACAATGGCGTCTCGGGCAGGCCCGCGAGCGGCCGGCACCGACGGCAGCGACTTTCAGCACCGGGAGCGCGTCGCCAAGCACTACCAGATGAGGTAGGAAGCGAGACGAGGAGCCTGCAGGGCCAGGGACGCGACGCCGTCCCGGCCTCGGGGTCTTGCTCCCCAGCCTGCCTCCGCGCACCTGCCAAGTCCCCTCCTCCCGGAACGGCCTGGGACCGGTCCCCAGTCCCGGAAAGCTCCGTCGCTCCCGTGAGCTCCACCCCTCCATCATTCTGTGCCTTGAGGGGTCCGGCCCCGCCTGAGCGCTGCTGCCCCGCTGTCCGACCTGGGGGACCTACTTTCTAattgagcctcagtctcctcaaggGAGAAAAATACAAGGGAAAAATACCTACCTTTTCGGTTTTGGTGAAGAATTAGCCAGTAAGTCGCGTAAAGGACGTAGCATAAAGTCTTGCACAAAAGTCTGCCCAATACGTGGTAGCTGTTCTATTTTGGGCTGTTTGGGAGATGTGGAGCCTAAAGTTCATGCTTGCCCTGCCTAAAATGAATTTTATGAACCAACCCCTTCCCCCGTAAGGGGTGTTTTCTACATTCGTTTATTcgatcaacaaatacttattgagcttCTATCCGTCATGCattgtgctaggcactgaggataTACGCGAAAGCAGCCCTGGTCTTGGTGTGCATGTTATACCGTTAATTAAAAAGTTTATTGACAAAGCTGGTCCCCGCCTTCATAGAACTTGAAGTCTACAGGTGATTGGTTTCCAACactacccccccccccagcctttccacattttccataatgaatatttttaaaattaaaaaaaattgttgttaaaagattttctttccttttatccaTTAAACTTTCCCAGAATCTTTTCCACATCTTTTTCTCCAGAGTTTTAAAGAATGACAGGTTCTTTGGACCCTCACTTTACTCTTATCCTTAGACCCTTGCCTTAAGGGACCTCACAGCCCAAGCCAGTGTTTTCATGCCTGTTCAGAGGAGAAACTCTGTCCTCAGAGGTGTGAAGGGGCTACATTTAGGACCTGAGAGAATTCAAAGAAGAGAAATCTGTGCTTCCTTTAGATGAAAAATGTACTCTAGCTGGGGAAATATGGGCAGCCTGAGTTGTTTTCTTTGCTGTCAATACCTCCCTCCATAGGCTATACTCCAGTGCTGCAATCAGAGTCATCTTACACAGCCCTGAGTTACTCTTCTGCCTTTTAGCTGGCTCTTTCATTGCGACTTCAGATCCTGCTACTCCCTTCCCCACCACAGCGTACTCCTTCCACACCCAACCACTTGCTTTCCTGGAACACAAATGCTCGTGCCTTCTTGCCTGCATGCTATTACCTCTGCTTGGACTGCCCATCTCCACCCACCCCTCAGAGCCTAGCTCCAGTATCAGCCTTGGCTAGACAGCCTTCTCGGACAGCTCATCCCCAGCCAAATTGATAACTCCTTCCTGTGATCCTGTCTATTTCACAACATAGACTTACTAGAtcttttccagtttgttttgtaattattttctttgtaccTTGTGCCCAGCCTCCAGATAGGAACTATATCTTATTCACATTTGTCATAGTGTCCAGTATGGTTGCATGGCTTAGAGTTGGTGGTAAGAAAATTTTCAATGAAAGGTACTTCTCCCTCTGCTCTGCCCCACAGCGTGACCCTCAAGTATGAAATCAAGAAGTTGATCTACGTGCATCTGGTCATATGGCTGCTGCTGGTTGCCAAGATGAGCGTGGGACACCTGAGGCTCTTGTCGCATGATCAGGTGGCCATGCCCTATCAATGGGAGTATCCCTATCTGCTGAGCATTGTGCCCTCCCTCTTgggcctcctctccttcccccgcAACAACATCAGCTACCTGGTGCTATCCATGATCAGCATGGGGCTCTTTTCCATCGCTCCCCTCATTTACGGCAGCATGGAGATGTTCCCTGCGGCACAGCAGCTCTACCGCCACGGCAAGGCCTACCGCTTCCTCTTTGGTTTCTCAGCCGTCTCCGTCATGTATCTGGTGTTGGTGCTGGCGGTTCAAGTGCATGCCTGGCAGTTATACTACAGCAAGAAACTCCTAGACTCTTGGTTCACGAGCACACAGGAGAAGAAACGTAAATGAAGCCTGCCTGACGGACTGCTGTGTGAGGCGAAGCCTGGGCCTCCCTCCCAGTGGAGTGAGAGGGCAGAGGAGCTGTTCTAAAATCTCCGGTGATTTTGGCAGCAGCTATGTTGGCACCTAGTGCAAGCTAGGCCCAAATTCTGGAAAGCTCCGTCTGTTGCCATCAGCTGGTGGTGAAACTGTGTTCAATGTATTCATGGTTGGTGGAACTAGGTGATCAGCAGCTGTGAAACAAACTTCAGCTGGTTGAAGTTGAGGTCCTTCAGGGTTTTTCTTTTAAGACTGAGCTTCATTCTTGCCTCTTCCTGGTCATTCTCTCCACTTCCATCCTTCACCCCTTAGCCACCGAGACCGAAGGAGTTAGGGAGTAAATCAAATTCTGCTTCCATCTATAGGTCACAGGGCAGGAAACATTTGGGAGGCTGCTTCCCCTGCAGGCTGTGGTCTCTACTGTGAAGCAGTTTAATTAAAAAGACCCTTAATAAAGTAACAGCTGCCTTGTCTACCCTGTGCCTTGTGTTCAGGATTTGACAGTGTGTGAAAAGTGTATTGTTTGAGTTACCTTAGACACTAGGAGCTTGGTAGAAGCTCCCTGAGAAACCTGGCAGTGGCCGTGGGGAAGTGAACTGGGCGTAGGGAACCGAAGTCATAGTTGCAACCCTGCAGCTGATTGGCAGGAGCTACCATGGGCCATACATTTAATCTCTACCTGTAAAATGGTCCGTTCTCATTTATCCAGCTTGGGTTATGGGCTCTTCTTTTGGTTGGATATTCATGTTTATCATTCAGTGTTAACAATGTCGGTTATGTGTCTAATACTGTATTATGGTATCCAAAAGGATTTTGAAGTATCCTGCATATAGAGAATTTGCAGTCTTTGTGAAACATGGTATGCATGTGAAACTAATGAACACAATAGGTAATGATGTGGAGCAGATACGTGAAAAATAGAAGTGGGAAAGAGATCCGTGAACTCAAGGCCTTTTCTAAAGGTTTGGCACAGTTATTATTTATTGCGTGAAAGGTGTATATCCCTTTGCTCTTCACCTGCTTGGCTTTATCGTGTTTGGATGATGCCCAGATCTCTAACCGCAGATCTTTGCACTCTCCAGAGTTGGTCATTCTTTTGTTCTATAAACATTAAGTATGTACTCAGTCACTCTTAGGTACTGGCAGTGCTCCTAACTACGCAACCGCTTCCTCTAGGTGTCCTGATTAATCATTTCAAACTTAATGTGTCCCAAACTTAACCCTTTGCCTTCTACCTCGTACCCGTTCCTCTTCCTCATACCTGTGTGCAGGTGAGTATACCGAGAGTGCAGCTCTGGATCATCATCATTAAGTCCCTACTAtgtgtcattatttttttcagcAACTAAAATTCCCCAGTCTCTTTCTGACATTTCCAAAGTGTGGTCCCAGGGCATCGCTCCTGCTTTATCTCCAGTGCTCTCACTCACACTGTCTATCTCAGTCAGCAGAACCTCTTATGAATCCCCTTAATGGTTCCATATGTTTTCAGTTTCCTTAAAACTTTCCCATTTCcactttcatactctttttactACTTATCGTTCAAGACCTAGTTTATATGGTAATTCTGGAGCCTTCTGGTTCCTTCAGTTCAAGGAGTGAGGGTTCTTTGAACTCacatgacattttaattttaccttttctgtTGACAGAATGACTAGTTTACATGTCTTTGCCTTACCCCTTGCCCAGCATGGAACGTGTAGTTGCACTCTGAGTTGACTGGGTGAAGTAACTTGTCCTACTGTAGACTGTTTCACAGAGGAAAGAACTAGACTGAGGCAGGGGGAGAGTttggagagcagagaggagcagATGGATATGAGTTGGTGATGGAGTTACATGCATCAGGCACAGACTGttaattttcaaagaatcagGATATTACTAATTATAGTTCTTAAAAGAGCTTAAAATGTGTTTGATTATTCAAATGGTACTTTACAGTCTTGGGGTGCTTTTTAGGACCAATTATGAAAGTTATTGTCACTGCAGAAAAGCCAGTTGGTTCATTTTCGTTTTCTACTTCTTGGGTTGTTGGGATTCTGCTTTTCCAATCATTTTTACCCCCTGCCTCATGGTTGTAGTATTCCCTGAAGCAAACAAGAGCCCCTTTGAAAGGGATCTTGATTTACTGGTAAGACCACTGTTTTTGGGCCAGAAGACAGAGTCAAGTACCAAGACCAGCCCTGCCTAATTCACAGGATTGTTTTGAAGCTCAAATAAGGTAAAGTCTTGTGAAGGTGCTTTAAGAAGTATGTAACACTATATAAATGTGAGGAATGGTTGTTATACTCTGATGTTTACAGAGCTAGAGGGTGTAGGCATTTTAAGAACTCTTAGGGAGCATTGAGTCCATGAGAAAGGCAATGTGTAGTGGCAAGAACACAGTCTGATACTAGACTGACTCAGGTTGGAAGTCTAGCCAGACATTTCACAGCCTTTTGCCTTGAGCAAGATACTTGAGACTCTGTTTCTGATCTAACACACGGGGATCATAGTAGCTACCAcccagggtggttgtgaggattaaatagaataatatatataaacagtatagtacatagtaggtgcttaataagtatCAAAATCCCTTCCCTTGATGAGCAGTGTTGGTGTTTCCCTCTCAGATTGTGGCTCCGTGCCTCTTCTCTTAAGCATAATTTCTTGCCTCTGTATTCTGAAGGTTGATCCCTTCTGGAAGAGCAGAGGTAAGAAAGGGGCGCTTATGTAGTCTTGGTTTTCATTGGTCTTACCGGTCGGCCCTCCCTGACCAGGGAGCCCTGACAGTCGGCACAGTTGCCCCAGAAGACCTTAGGAATCTGCCTTTACAGGAGGAGCCTGGAGATGCTGCCATGTTGTCTGACCAGAGTTCACGCACAGCGCACGGGTAAGGCTTTGTCAGGGAAAACAGCCTCCCAAGGCCCCCCGCGGTGCACGCTGTACCTGAGTGCGCTCAGGGGCCTGCCAAGACCTCCTGAGCTCCTGGCTTGGTCCCCAAGTAAAGGTTGTTGGAGCATGGGATCTGGATCGGCTCATTCAAACCACAGGTGAAACGCCTTGGCCGTTTTCCAAGAGGACCGGGCCTCTGTGCTGCAGGCTCACCGCACACCTCTGTTGCGTTTACTCCAGTTGGCCACCTCCTATTCCAACCACGGAACTCCTCCCTTGTATACACTTGCCAAAAAATCCCTACTCTCCTAGCAGTCTGATCACTGATAACTCACCCCGGTAAGGCCTACTAGTCCGTTCTTCCCAGCTATTCCAGTTTCTTCCTTCACACTGTTAACCCTGCCAGCTCATCACTTCAGTCAGTCTCGAACTTCTGTGGACCACAGGGCCCAGAAACCACAGATCTCCCCAAGCAGTGAGTTCTGGCAAGAATTGCTGAAAAGCATGGGGGTGGGTCACAGCTCTCCATTTTGTGTATGGACAAGTTAATCTTCCTAGTGTTTCCTAGTCTGTAAAATGGTTTCATAAAGATTGATCTCAAGGGTTGTAGGACCAATAAAGTGAGATAATGTGAGCAAAACACAGGGCCCAGAGCCTGACAGTAGGAGTTCGGCAAATGTTGATCTGACCCACTCCCGTTCCCCAGGGTGTGCTGGAATGTGCTTTTTACCTAAAGCCCTTTTTGGAACAGGCTTCACAATAGCTAAGTAAACCAgcaaaaccataaataaaatgcaggtctccttttctctcttctgtctgccattcttgtttcttcctctgctttttctatgtgctccttttcctccctttgtattctttctctctttgtgtatgtatgtgtctctttcatttctcttctgtttctcctaCCATACCTTAGCCGGGGTCAGGGAGCAATTAACCAAGTGCCTTCATTGTGAGAATCAGATCAAAAGATAAATgggatcaaaaaagaaaaatgttctagAATGGAACCTAGTTTCTCACTTCATGCCCCCAGCATTAGAAAACACATTATCAGTGTGGATCTAAACCACTGTGGGTTAGGCGAAGGTTTGGCAAGACTCCCTAGCCTATCCTTGGTATGGCAAGACCATGCTTTCCTTCACGTCTGACTGACTTGTTTGCAGTGATGGGCTCTAAGGCCACAAGACGGAGCTGTGCCAGGCAGGCCCTTTTGGGTTCCCAGGAGCAGAAGAGAGTGAGGCAGTGGGAGGAGAGGCCATAAAGGATggtagaaagagaaatgaactgtGATAGGCTGGCAGAATCGGAGCTCCTTGGGCTAGAGACCTTGACCTTGACCAAGTCATTCTCCTTTCGGCTTCCTTATTTCTCTATGAAATGAAAAGTTCTCATTTACCTGTCTCATAAGGTGGTTAGGAGGGTCAAATATGAAAGTGCTTATGCAATGTATCATAATTGCACAAAATGTATCATAATTTACATTTAGACGAAATGTattataatttacatttattcaacTACAAAGCACCTATTTCATGACACCCACTGTAGGCACTGgagaaatgtaaaacataaacaGTCCTTCCAAGGAACTCAAAAGCTAGAGGATAATGGGTACAATGGGGTCGCCAGACAGTGGACCTGACTTAGGAACCAGAATTGGCCTAAAGACAGCTATGGTCAGGCTACGGAAAGGTGCAGAGGGACAGCAGCAGTCTCAAGATGCCTTCACCCAGAAAGTGTGCCCCAAACTTTTCTTTCCACTGCGTGTGTCACCAAGGTGAGGGCTGAAGCAGCTCAAGCACTCCACGAGCAGGAGGAAGCTGTGGGACGGTAGGGAGGGTCCCCACAGAGAATGGAGCGTCGTCAGCATCGGAAACCACACGAAACCAGGTCAGTGCGTGGGGCCCACAACCTCAGCTCCAGGGCTCAGCATGAGCACCGGGGCTTTCTGAGCAGACGGTACTGATTAGTGGTTCCTTGAAGCCAGAGGCCCCCATGGCAGAAGGGCCGTAACTGGCCAATGAGGAGAGAGAAAGCTAGGCACTGAGAGTCAGCCAGGTGGGAACCAGGGTGCAAATGGGGACATGTGAGGTTTATGTGCATCCATAGTGCTTTTTTGTTGTTCTGCCCAACTCTCAATGGTGCCTCAGTCAGCTCTGTCTTTAGCACCCAATGCAGAGTAGTACTTAATAGCTCTGTTAATCCTCTAAGTGAGAGGATGAAGCATGCATCCAGGGGAGATCCAAGTGGAGGAGTGTGTTAAGGGGAGGGTGAGATCTTCAGGGTGTTGCAGGAGTGGGAGGGGTTAAGAAATGGGTGCAGCCTGCCATCCCCCTAACCCTGTGCTGGCCGCTTTTCTGTTACTTCTCTGCCAGAGCAGGAGCCTCTTACCCTCCATGCAGGAGGAGTGGGGTTTTGGTGGGACAGGGGTCCCTTAGTTCCTCCGCTTGGAGAAGAAGGAATGTGGCTTGGCTGGCTGGTTGGGGTCGGGGCGGAGCTttggggcagggcggggcaggtGCAGGCTGAGGCAAGGGCTCGGCTGGTACTGCGCTCCCTGCTGCTGCACTGCAAGGCCCTGCTGCCCACCTTCAGACCGTCCAGCCATGTTCTGGGTGCCTTGACCCCACAGAAGCCCATGGGGAGCCCCAGACTAGCAGCTctgctcctgcctctcctcctgttgCTCATTGGCCTCTCTGCCTCCGCTAGGATTGGCTGCTCCTACCTTCCCTGCTGGAGCACCCGCTGTCTGCTGGCCTCCCACATGGTAAGGTGCGCCTGCCGCTGCCGGGTGGAGTCACCTGATTGGCACAGGCTGGTAACGCTCCCCAGTCTCCTGCCTGTCCATTCCTACCACCCAAGGCCCTGTGCTCTGATGGCGGCCTCACTCTGTTCTCTGCACTGTATTAAAGGGGTAACCAAGGTCCTGGTGCACTGAGGGCATGGGCAGGGTGGAGTGGAAAGAAAAGAGCCAGAGTGGATGGGCTGTTAGCTTATGGGCCTCTGAATCAGGTGATATGAGGCAAAGACCTCAGGGAGAATGTCCATGAGAATCCCTACTAATTAActtctgtcctttcttttccctACTGGGCCCTGTGCCTTCAGGATGACAGTTTCACTGGTGAGTCTgactccctgccctgctc is a window from the Vicugna pacos chromosome 17, VicPac4, whole genome shotgun sequence genome containing:
- the JAGN1 gene encoding protein jagunal homolog 1, which translates into the protein MASRAGPRAAGTDGSDFQHRERVAKHYQMSVTLKYEIKKLIYVHLVIWLLLVAKMSVGHLRLLSHDQVAMPYQWEYPYLLSIVPSLLGLLSFPRNNISYLVLSMISMGLFSIAPLIYGSMEMFPAAQQLYRHGKAYRFLFGFSAVSVMYLVLVLAVQVHAWQLYYSKKLLDSWFTSTQEKKRK